A region of the Candidatus Dormiibacterota bacterium genome:
ATGCGCGCGAGCGCTCGGGCCGCAGAACGTGTACGCGATTCGCATGCCGTACGCGACCTCGAGCGCCGCGAGCCTAACCGACGCGCAGAGCGTCGTCGATGCGCTCGGCATCCACGAACGCACGATCGAAATCACCGCGGCCGTGGACGGCTACCTGCAGTTCGAACCCGGCGCCGACGCGCGGCGGCGCGGCAACGTGATGGCGCGCACGCGGATGCTCGTACTCTTCGACCAATCCGCGAAACTGGAAGCGCTCCCCATCGGCACGGGAAACAAAACCGAACGCCTCCTTGGATATTTTACTTGGCATGCCGACGATACGCCGCCGGTCAACCCGCTCGGCGACCTCTTCAAGTCGCAAGTGTGGGCGCTCGCGCGCTATCTCGGCGTACCGGCGGCGCTGGTGGAGAAAGCGCCCAGCGCGGACTTGGAGGCCAACCAAACCGACGAAGGGGATCTGGGCATCACGTACGTTCGCGCGGACGCGATTCTGGCGCAACTATTGCTCGGCTACAACGATGCGCAACTCGTAGATCGCGGGTTTTCGCCGGATGAAGTCTCGCTCGTCCGCAAACGCGTGGACGGCACGCATTGGAAGCGCCATCTCCCGACGACCGCGATGTTGACCAACACCGCTATCAACGAATTCTATCTGCGTCCGGTCGATTTCTAAGACCCCATGAACGTCTTTTACCCGGTTAGCTTGAATCTCGCCGGCCGCACGTGCGTCGTCATCGGCGAACGCGACGACCGCGAGGCGATCGATAAAGCCGCCGGGCTGGAGGAAGCGGGTGCGAACGTTCGTTGGCTCAGCGATCTCGCGGCGCTACGCGATGAAGATATCGTCGATGCGTTCTTCGTGATCTCCACGCCGCAAGACGAGGCGCTTTCGCGGCGCCTGCGTACCCTCGCAGATCGTCACAAATTCTTACTCTGCTGCATCGATCAGCCGGCCTACGGCTTTGTGGCGATGGCGGCGATTGCGAAATCCGGCCCCGTACGCATCGCGATCTCCACGACGGGCCAAGCACCGCGCGTGGGCAAAGCGTTA
Encoded here:
- a CDS encoding NAD+ synthase; translation: MLPVIEAPRENALQPPGINPALATEWLVAFLRDELQTRRGIARAVIGLSGGVDSAVTAYLCARALGPQNVYAIRMPYATSSAASLTDAQSVVDALGIHERTIEITAAVDGYLQFEPGADARRRGNVMARTRMLVLFDQSAKLEALPIGTGNKTERLLGYFTWHADDTPPVNPLGDLFKSQVWALARYLGVPAALVEKAPSADLEANQTDEGDLGITYVRADAILAQLLLGYNDAQLVDRGFSPDEVSLVRKRVDGTHWKRHLPTTAMLTNTAINEFYLRPVDF
- a CDS encoding NAD(P)-dependent oxidoreductase; the encoded protein is MNVFYPVSLNLAGRTCVVIGERDDREAIDKAAGLEEAGANVRWLSDLAALRDEDIVDAFFVISTPQDEALSRRLRTLADRHKFLLCCIDQPAYGFVAMAAIAKSGPVRIAISTTGQAPRVGKALKEALQGAMDATFERFIACLSSQKTRIKRKHPDANDTGIRRKAMIDAATGFTAKLAFTYPEWFLERERTQLPAAIEKAERDER